The stretch of DNA GGTGGAACGGCTGGTTTCTTGGGTAAGTCGTTCGATCCTTACACACTGTACCCTTCCGGCGATGACCTGGACATGGGAAAGATGGATCGCATCAAGATTGACGATCTGAAACTACGGCCTGAAGTTTTCAGCGTACGATTGCAACGCCGTGCGTCATTGCGAACGCTGTTGAACGAACAAATGCCAGCCATCAACAAGGCGGTTGAGTCTTACGAACTAGATGAATATTACGACCGGGCATTGTCGCTGATCGTTTCGGGACGAGCTCGCGACGCGTTCAACCTGGGGGCTGAGTCCAACGACACTCGCGACAAGTACGGTCGCAACACGTTTGGGCAAAGCTGCTTGTTGGCGAGGCGACTTGTTGAGGCAGGAACGCGAGTTGTCGAAGTTATCTGGCCGAAAGTTGCCAACAGCGACAATCATTCATGGGATCATCACGCGGGTCTTAGCAAACGGATGAAGGAGCAGTCGGCACCCATGCTAGATAACGGTTTGTCGGCGCTAATCGAAGACTTGGACGATCGCGGAATGCTGGACGAAACGCTTGTGGTTGCCGTTGGCGAGTTCGGTCGTAGTCCACAGCGTGGGGTTAGCACCAGCGGGAACAACAATTCCGATGACGGACGTGATCATTGGCCGTACTGCTATACCGCCGTCATGGCGGGTGCAGGAACAAAACGCGGGTATGTGCATGGCAAGAGTGATAAGACAGCGTCTGCACCGCTTGAAGATCCCGTGCATCCCGCCGAGTTGTTAGCGACGATCTATCACAGTTTTGGCATCGCTCCCGAAACGATCGTCTACAACCACCTCAAACAGCCACGTGAATTGGTCAAAGCCGAAGCCCTAACGCAGTTGTTGACGTAGAGAAGACGAAGGTGCGATCGTCGACGGGCTGCGGTAGCAGACAAA from Rubripirellula amarantea encodes:
- a CDS encoding DUF1501 domain-containing protein, which produces MLSIKGYKAKDLCDPHLAPSRRSFLRVGSAGMLGLSLPNLLQLQSANATAKSGGGPGWGKAKSIILVYLQGGPSHLDLWDPKENVPDNVKSIFKPISTKLPGIKFTENLPKLSQINDRFTTIRSMSYTPNGLFNHTAAIYQMMTGYTTDKVSPSGQLEPPSPKDFPNFGSNIINLLPVDEPMLPFVMLPRPLQESNVVGKGGTAGFLGKSFDPYTLYPSGDDLDMGKMDRIKIDDLKLRPEVFSVRLQRRASLRTLLNEQMPAINKAVESYELDEYYDRALSLIVSGRARDAFNLGAESNDTRDKYGRNTFGQSCLLARRLVEAGTRVVEVIWPKVANSDNHSWDHHAGLSKRMKEQSAPMLDNGLSALIEDLDDRGMLDETLVVAVGEFGRSPQRGVSTSGNNNSDDGRDHWPYCYTAVMAGAGTKRGYVHGKSDKTASAPLEDPVHPAELLATIYHSFGIAPETIVYNHLKQPRELVKAEALTQLLT